In Rutidosis leptorrhynchoides isolate AG116_Rl617_1_P2 chromosome 6, CSIRO_AGI_Rlap_v1, whole genome shotgun sequence, the DNA window TGATATGAGATTTGGAAGGTGATTTCTTGTTATTCCGATCGACTGGTACCCAGATACCTTCGTTAAGGGGACGGTACTGGATGTGGTTGGCGGTGGCGCCGGTGGATGTTGGGCGGCGGTCGTTGAGCTTGGGGGTGAAAGGAGAAGTATGAAGGGGATACATGATACCAGAGGAAACAAATACAAAGCAACaggatataatataataaattatagaACATGAACGAATGAAATTAAAAAAAGCAAAAAGGATATACCGGAGTAGTACGCCGGCGGTGGAAAAGTAGAAGAGAGCCGTTCATATTCTAGAGAGCGTATGAGAGagaatttttttctttatttttataagcATTTTTTTAATAAGCATACCGATGCTGAAGTAATTGTAATAGACTCCTTGATAGCAAGTAACTTTTTCAGGCAACCCTTCCATTTTTAAATTCTGTAAGTAAGTGCATAGAGCGCGAAATCATTAAAAATTTGGTTCAAAAAGCAGAATTAATCGACTAGATAGTCTTAACTATGACTATATGCCTAACCTGATCATGAACAAGTTCTTCAGTTTGTTTCAAGGAATACGGAACGTCCAGTTCTGGGCCCACTGGCATTGTTATTACAAGATTCCAACTgtgcataataataacaataaaaattctaTACAATAAACTATGGAGAAAATTAAACATTCACCTGTCGAGGCGGGTAGTTGGGGCACGAATAGCTTTATAAAGAGTCTTTTTTATAGATGCTTTCCAGTTGAAAGGAAACGAACCACCCTGAAAAACACGTTTAACCATGTGTCGACAACCCAACGAGCCAACTCATATCAGATAAACCGAAAGTTAATGAACCGTATATTAATTATTACCCAACCAAAGCTCCTGGACAAGTCATTTCCTGTACCAAGCGGTACAACTGCAGTTGGTGGAACCGGGTCCCGGCCCTCTTTGTGAAGCTCTCCTAGGCACCCGAGGACCCATCCAACGGTTCCATCACCACCTGCAACCTATCAAATAACAACCCAAAATTATATTGTCATACTAAAATCATCATATAACTAAAAGTACTAGTATATATACTACCAACATGAATCATACAACACGTACCACAATCCTCAACCTTTCGCGAGTTTCCTTGGCACAACTGTCACCAAGACTAGCAAACTTCTCAAGGCAACCCAACCCATATTGAACAAAATCATTAGGCTTCACAGTCAAAAGGTCAATCACCTAGAACCaaaacaaaattaattaaaaactaaaaaatagtaatagtaatagtaataggagtagtaattataattataataatagtagatCATCTTTTATAGCACATTGTGCTAAAACCACTGTTGTAAATGACGCCCGTTGCGAtgttttggtgactagcccgtctcaACCCCGTCCCATCGTCTGATAAGTCGGTCAACAGTCAAAAGTCGGGTCAAATGAGGGAAATATCGGATCAAAGACTGTCAAAGGTCAAAAATTCGGTTAAAATCAGTCAAAATTCGGTCAAATCGATCAAAATGGACGTAGTTTAGTTACTTTTTTgtattatataaatgataataatagcgATTATAGATACAAACCGGTCAACGGAGTTTATTGGCTTtaaaatatgtgtgtatatatatatttatatatagaaaagTCAACGTCCGTCTCGTCCCCGTCTCGACGTTTTAAGGTCTACCCCGTTTCGCGTCTTCTTCGACCTTGGCTAAAAGTAGAAAACTTCAATAACATGTTACTAAAAgtttcccaaaaaaatatataaatctagttttaaaacAGTCTAAGTGGGGACTTCAACTGGTTTATAACCCAAATACTACGTACAGTTTAACCACAAAAAAAGTTGCTTCTAATGAGTATCAAGACAAGTTTTTCGGCATACTAAATCATCAATCTTTTCAATAGAAAAACGATTTCACTAACTACATCAAGAATTCAATTTAGAAAACAgcaaaagaaatgaagaaaaagttaCTAATTTCAAATATTACGTAACAgtttaaagaaaaaaaatggaaTCTTTAATCTTTATTACCTGTTCTTCACCCATTAAATCTTGCAACCTAGCTTTGAGTTGAGGCCCATATCTTCCACCACTTTTAGAATTAATAAAAACAACAACCGGCGATTCAGGGGCAGTGACCGGCGGTTTATCATGACCGGCGGTAGTGAAATTGTGATGACGTTTTCCGGCATCGATGTTTTTAAATGCAATGGAATCTTTGATAGCAAGACGTAAGTATTGGGGTATTGTAATCTTGTTACGTAAATCTTCTTTACGGATCTGAATACCAGATAACGATGACCAACTTTTGATTGATTCAATCACCGATGATCTTATGGCTACTTTCTTAATCTCCGGTACCGGCCCAGATGAGATTGAATCCATTATTCAAACTCAAATTAATTAGTATTCGTTTTGTTGTTACGTGTGGAACACTTGAAAAttttaaaagaaagaaagaaaaaaaaaaaggttaaATTTGACTTGGCTTGTGTGTGTTTTTGGTTTTAAAAGTTGCGCCAGAGGGTGGTATTTGAAAATATATACAGTTAGCTTACGAAGTAAATTTCACTTTAGTAGCTTATTGTAATTTTTTAACGATATATAGCAGTTAAGATTGTTAATAACGTGAATAAAAATATTGTTCATTTCGTTACAGCGTCTATAAAGTAATGatcattaaattatataatatttttatgtATGTAAATTGTCGTGAAAAAACTTTTATCAAATATTAAATATAAAGATCAACAATTTATATTCTTTTGAATTCGCAGATGAAATCTTCTTAGCGACAAACACATTGGATCCCTACTAATGAGTAAACTTCTGGGCAACAAGCCCCCCAGAGACAAGACAAGATCCGTAACCGAATGAATTACGCACATAGATTCAAACATATGTCTCCTGATTCAGGGTCGGTCCTAAGAATTCAAGTGCCCTGGACGATGCAAAGCAAAAGGGCCCCAAGACCCGAAAGAATAATATAAGATAATTATAAAAAATGATACTCGTAATTAACTTCATATCAATAATATGAAGTTTGAAAATGTGGAAGGTAAATATAATATATGTGAGTATGTAAGCTTGTTTGAAAAAACTTGAAAAAAACCCAAAATTACATAGACGTATTCAAGGCATGATATTTTTGAACCCCTTAAAATTTTGGGCCCTAGACAAAAGTTCACTTTGTCCCCCTCATGGGCCGCCCCTGTCCTGATTCACAGGAATTTGGTGGCTAAGTAGTTAACAATTACAATAAATCTTCTATAGAAAAGCAATATAccaaattaatattaattattaatatatttataaaagaaaataGTAAAGATAAATCACTctcttattatatattataaaacttataaaaataaaaataaaagggaGTTGATTATCACACATCATTTTTTATTCATACACACCTAATTTACTATTATACTCTtatttagaataataataaaagtttaaCTCCTCAGACTAATTTAGAGGTATAACTGTGAGTTTATAATATAAAAGTTGGTATGTATCAAAAATTGATGTGTTAGAAATCAATTCCCATTATAAAATGTAATAATTATAACACGTAAATAAGGTTTCTAATTTGTGAGCATAAGAATGGTGACATTTTAATTTTGATGTTCAGCTCAAACTCAAAGTTCTTTAGAACATTGAAAGTAATTTGATGAAAGCGTTGTTAATCGTCCAAACTTCACTATTCAAAAGTTAAAGATGGTCTCACATACTGTATGTCTGTATATAGTATATGGACAAAGAAGTAAACAggggaaaaataaaataaaaaatacggagtaatttttagtGTCGGGGAGGCGACACCAAAAATAAAACGTATAATATTGAAACTTTGGAACGCCGTTGGGGAGTGGTGGAACGTTGGGATCCTGGTGTTCCCAAGCCAGAACGCCAACGTAACGTCACTCGTTGTGCTCTGATGAATTTGTTGAAATAATTTGTTGATTATTGAAAGATGTACAtttgaaaaaaaatataattatgtaACTGTAGGGGTCTCAATGTAAAT includes these proteins:
- the LOC139853648 gene encoding diacylglycerol kinase 4-like translates to MDSISSGPVPEIKKVAIRSSVIESIKSWSSLSGIQIRKEDLRNKITIPQYLRLAIKDSIAFKNIDAGKRHHNFTTAGHDKPPVTAPESPVVVFINSKSGGRYGPQLKARLQDLMGEEQVIDLLTVKPNDFVQYGLGCLEKFASLGDSCAKETRERLRIVVAGGDGTVGWVLGCLGELHKEGRDPVPPTAVVPLGTGNDLSRSFGWGGSFPFNWKASIKKTLYKAIRAPTTRLDSWNLVITMPVGPELDVPYSLKQTEELVHDQNLKMEGLPEKVTCYQGVYYNYFSIGMLIKKMLIKIKKKILSHTLSRI